CGGAGCAGGACCAGATCGGGCTCCTCAACCAGATCCTGGTCTGGTTCGGCCAGGAACCGAAGCAGTTCCTGCTCGACGCCCCCGAGAACACCCTGTTCCTCATCGCCGTCATGATCTGGATCCAGACCGGCTTCGCCATGGTGGTGCTGTCGGCCGCGATCAAGGGGATCCCCACCGAGATCGTGGAGGCGGCGCGACTGGACGGCGCCAGCGCCTGGCAGCAGTTCACCAATGTCACGATCCCCACCATCCGGGGGTCCCTGATCGTCGTCGTCACCACCATCACCATCGGCACGCTGAAGGTGTTCGACATCGTCAGGACGATGACGGCAGGCCAGTACGAGACCTCGGTGGTGGCCAACGAGATGTACACCCAGGCGTTCAGGGCGGGTGAACCCGGACGGGGTGCCGCGCTGGCCCTGGTCCTGTTCCTGATGGTGCTGCCCGTGGTCGTCTACAACGCACGGCTGCTCCGCAAGCAGAAGGAAATCCGATGAGCACTGTGCCCCTGGAGAACACCAAGCCCCTCCTGCCGAGCGTCGGGGGCGATGGGCCGGAGGAACGCCCCGCCCTGCAGAAGCGGGTCAGGCAACGCCTGACCTCCCGCACCGCGACGGCGGCCGCGGTGATCATCGCCGTCATCTGGACCATCCCGACCTTCGGCCTGCTCGTCTCGTCCTTCCGCCCCGAGGACAACATCAAGGGCAACGGCTGGTGGAACGTCCTCACCGACCGCCAGTTCACCCTCGAGAACTACGCCGACGTCCTCAGCCCCGGCGGCAGCCAGTCCCCGAACCTGCTGTCCTACTTCGTGAACTCGCTGGCCATCGTCATCCCGGGGACCATCTTCACCCTGGTCCTCGGTTCGATGGCGGCCTACATGTTCGCCTGGGGCCGGTTCAAGGGCAAGGACGGCCTCTTCATCGTCGTGTTCGCCCTGCAGATCGTGCCCCTCCAGATGGCGCTGATCCCGCTCCTCCAGCTCTTCACGCAGGTCCTGAAGATCGGGGACTTCCAGCTCCTGCCCAGCGGCACGTATGCGCAGCTCTGGGTGGCCCACACCATCTTCGGGCTGCCGCTGGCGATCTTCCTGCTCCACAACTTCATCGCCGAGATCCCGGGCGAGGTCATCGAGGCGGCACGCGTCGACGGCGCCGGCCACAGCACGATCTTCTGGCGCATCATCATCCCGCTCGCCACACCCGCCCTCGCCTCCTTCGGCATCTTCCAGTTCCTCTGGCTGTGGAACGACCTGCTGGTGGCCCTCGTGTTCTCCGGGGGCGGCGCGGACGTCGCGCCCATCACGCAGCGCCTCGCCGAGATCCAGGGCTCCAGGGGCGGTGAATGGCAGCGGCTGACCGCCGGAGCCTTCGTGTCTATCATCGTCCCGCTGGCCGTGTTCTTCGGATTGCAGCGCTACTTCGTGAGGGGACTTCTGGCAGGTGGTCTGAAAGGCTGAGGCATGACAAGCATCGACGACGTCGCGGCGGCCCTCGGAGTATCGACAGCCACGGTGTCCCGCGCACTGCGCGGGCTCCCGGGGGTGGCCGAGGAGACGCGTGCCCGGGTCACCACGACCGCGAAGAGGCTCGGGTACGTGCCGTCGTCGGCCGCGTCGGGCCTGGCCTCCGGCCGCACCATGGCGATGGGGGTCCTCCTCCCGGCGATCGACCGCTGGTACTTCTCGGCGGTGCTCGAGGGCGTCGATCGCCGGTTGCGTGCCGCGGGATACGACCTGATCGTTTTCAGCCTCGGCGGCGACGGCGTCAACCGCGACCGCGTGTTCCACCGCTCCATCCTCCGCAAGCGCATCGATGCCCTGCTGGTCATGTGCATGCACCTGACGGACGAGGAGCGGGAAGCCGTCCAGCAGCTCGAGTACCCCCACATCGTGGTGGGCGGGGCGGTCGAGGGGGTGCGCCACGTGGGGATCGACGACGCGCAGGCGGCGCGTGACGCCGTCGAGCACCTGATCGCGCTCGGCCACACACGGATCGCTCACATGCGCGGCGGCGGATCCTTCGATATCGACTTCGAGGTGCCCCGCCAGCGCGAGCAGGCGTTCCGGCAGACCATGGCGGACCACGGCCTCGGCATCCGCGAGGACTGGTCGGCCTTCGGCGATTTCACGTTCGCGACGTCGCGGGTGTCCGCCCTGGCCCTGCTCGCCGATCCCGCGGACCGGCCGACGGCCGTGTTCTGCTCCTCCGACGAGATGGCGTTCGGGGTGCTGAGGGCCGCGGCGGAACTGGGCATCGGTGTACCGGGGGAGCTGTCCGTCATCGGGATCGACGACCACGAGTTCGCCGCACCCATGGGCCTGACGACCATCCGCCAGGACCCGGCGGACCAGGGCGCCTACGCGGCGGACCTCCTGCTGGGGGAGCTGCTGCGCAACGAGCCGGCGGAGTACCCGCCGTCACGCCCCCATCTGCTCGTCGAGCGGGCATCCACGGGACCGGCCCCGGTCTAGGCACGGGCACGGGCACGGCCCAGGCGCGGCCCGGGCCGGGCCGCCGGGCTCCTCCGCGTACCGGACGACGGCGCCCGCCGCGGCGGGTCTCCGGCCGGTACGCGGCGTCAGGAGGCGCGGGCGAGCTGGCGGATCGGGATCCACCGGGAGGCGAGGCGCCGGTAGGAGGCGGCGGCGCCCATCATGTCGGCCTCGGCCAGGCTCTCGATGCCGAGCCGCACGTCCATCGGCGAGTCGTCCGGGAAGACGCGGTCCGCCACGGGGCCGTAGTCCACCTCGACCACGGCGTCGCGCCGGAACACCTCGAGCCACTCGACGATCTCCGTGAGTTCGTCGAGCAGGTCCATCTCGGGTGCGCCGATGGCGAGCTGCGCCACCGAGCGCCGGCCCCGGTCGATGCAGTCGCCGATCCTCGCGGAGATCCGCACCGTGGACACGCGGCCGTCGTCCTCGACCACCTCCGTGAGGTCGTCCTCGTGGATCAGGACGAACCAGGCGAACGGCACTCCCCAGGTGGCCGAGCGGGTGTGCAGCTTGGCGACGGTGTCGGCGAAGGTGTCGGGGTCGAGCCTCGCCTGGTGCGCCTCGCGCGCCGCCTCGGGGACGAGGACGTCGATCAGGGGTCCGCGCAGGCTCTGGTCGAGCGACTCGGCGGCGAGCGTGGTGCGGACGGCCAGCTGGTTGGGGCAGTAGTAGGGTGCCGTCGCACCGGTGAGGCCGGGGAAGTGCGTGACCCGGACGAGGTCCGGCTCGTGGTGGGGGAAGGGGTCCGACACGCTGCGCAGGATGCGCCGCAGTGACTGCTCGTGCTCGAGGGTCTCGGTCAGCACCCGCTCCCGGGCGCGCTGCTCGAGGATCATGAGCTGCTGCGCGTCGGAGAACGCATCCAGCGGCTCGTACACGCGGAGGTAGGAGACGTAGGGGAACGGCCGGGCGGCACCGCCCATCGGGCTCACGGCCCGCTGAGTTCCACGACGACGGGAGCGTGGTCGGAGGCACCCTTGCCCTTGCGCTCCTCGCGGTCCACGAACGCGTTCGTGGCCCGGGCGGCCAGGGCGGGCGAGCCGAGGACGAAGTCGATGCGCATGCCCTCCTTCTTGGGGAACCGCAGTTGCGTGTAGTCCCAGTACGTGTAGAGCCCGGGGCCGGGGGTGAACGGGCGTGCGACGTCCGTGAACCCGGAGTCGAGGAACGCCTGGAACGCGGCACGCTCGGGCGGGCTGACATGCGTATAGCCGCCGTTGACGAAGAGGTCGATGTCCCAGACGTCCTCGTCCTGCGGCGCGATGTTCCAGTCACCCATCAGGGCGATCTGCGCCTGCGGATCCTCCTCGACCCAGCGCCGGGCGTGGCCCCGGAGGACGTCGAGCCATTCGATCTTGTACGGCATGTGCGGGTCGTCGAGCGCCCGGCCGTTCGGCACGTACAGGCTCCACACACGCACGCCGCCGCAGGTCGCGGCGATGGCACGGGCCTCCTGCACCGCCTCGGTCCCGGGCTTGCCGAAGGCGGGCTGGCCGGGGAAGGTGCGCTCGACGTCGTCGAGCCCCACGCGCGAGGCGATGGCGACACCGTTCCACTGGCTCAGGCCGAAGTGCGCCACCTCGAAGCCGCTGTTCTCGAACAACTCCCAGGGGAAGTTGTCGTCCTTGCACTTGGTCTCCTGGATGGCCAGGACGTCGACGTCGGACCTGTTCAGCCACGCCTCGACGCGGTCGGCACGGGCACGGAGGGAATTGACGTTCCAGGTGGCGATCTTCACGGACCCTACGTTACCAACGGCGGTGTTTACTCCCGCCACCACGAATCGAAGATGGTCACGGGCACCGTTCGCTTGTGCCGTGTGATCCAGTAGCGGTGCTCGATGGCCTTCGCGGCATCGGGATCCACCTCGCGTCCCTCGAGGTAGTCGTCGATCTGCTCGTAGGTCAGCCCGAGCTCGTTCTCGTCGGCGCGGCCGGGCAGGTCGTCGAGCAGGTCCGCCGTCGGGATCTTCTCGTACAGGGCCGCGGGCGCCCCGAGTTCCTTGAGCAGGGCGCGGTTCTGGCGCTTGTCGAGGCCGAAGAGGGGCAGGATGTCCGCTCCGCCGTCGCCGTACTTCGTGAAGAAGCCCGTCACGGATTCGGCGCCGTGGTCCGTGCCGATCACGAGGAGGTTGTGCTGGCCGGCCATCGCGTACTGCGCCACCATGCGGGCCCGGGCCTTCGTGTTGCCCTTGGTGAAGTCGGAGATCCGTTCGCCGGTCGTGTCCGCGTACTCCTGCTGGAAGCCGTCGACCGCGGGCGCCACGTTGAAGACCCTCGACGTGCGGGGCTGGATGAAGGCGAGCGCGGCCTGGGCGTCCTCCTCGTCCTTCTGGACGTTGTAGGGCAGGCGCACCGCGATGAAGTCGGCGTCGACACCCTCGGACCGCAGCTCGTCGACGGCAAGCTGGGCGAGCTTGCCGGCGAGGGTGGAATCGAGTCCGCCGCTGATGCCGAGGACGAACCCGCGGGTGCCTGTGGACCGGACGTAGTCCTTCAGGAAGGCGACCCGGCTGCGGACCTCGGCAGCGGGGTCGATGGTGGGCTTGACGCCCATTTCCTCGATGATCTGGGCCTGGAGTTCACGCATGACCCCTAGGCTACTCCGCTTCGATTTCTACGAGGTTACGAAATCCTGCCTGTCCGCCACGAGGACGGCGGCCGCCGCGCCGGATGATCCGGTGCGGCGGCCCGTGGGCCGGGGCCTACTGGCTGAAGGCGGCGTCGAACGAGGTCTCCGACGGTGCGAAGTCGAAGCCCTTGAGGAAGGCGAGGGCCTCGGGTGCGCCCTGGAGCCGGTCCATGCCGGCGTCCTCCCACTCCACCGAGATGGGGCCGGTGTAGCCGATGGCCGTCAGCGCCCGGAAGCTGTCCTCCCAGGGCACGTCGCCGCGGCCCGTGGAGACGAAGTCCCAGCCGCGCCGAGGATCGCCCCAGGGCAGGTGCGAGGACATGATCCCGTTGCGGCCGCCGCCCATGCGCATCTTCGTGTCCTTGCAGTCCACGTGGTAGATGCGGTCCTTGAAGTCGGAGATGAACGCCACCGGGTCGATCTGCTGCCACATGAAGTGGCTCGGGTCCCAGTTGAGGCCGAACGCCGGGCGGTGCCCGATGGCCTCCAGGGTGCGCTGCGTGGACCAGTAGTCGTAGGCGATCTCGGAGGGATGGACCTCGTGGGCGAAACGGATCCCGCACTCGTCGAAGACGTCCAGGATGGGGTTCCAGCGGTCGGCGAAGTCCTGGTAGCCGGCCTCGATCATGCTCGCGGGGACGGGCGGGAACATGGCCACGTACTGCCAAATCGACGAGCCGGTGAAGCCGACGACGGTGTCCACGCCGAGCTTCTTCGCCAGCCGTGCGGTCAGCTTCATCTCCTCGGCGGCACGCTGCCGCACGCCCTCCGGGTCGCCGTCACCCCAGACCTTCGGCCCGACGATCGCCTGGTGGCGGAAGTCGATCGGGTCGTCGCAGACAGCCTGGCCCTTGAGGTGGTTGGAGATGGCCCAGACCTTCAGGCCGTTGCGCTCGAGGATGTCGAGCCGGTCCTGGATGTAGGCGTCGTCGTCCCAGCGCCAGGCGTCGAGGTGGTCGCCGGAGACGGCGATCTCGAGGCCGTCGTAGCCCCACCGGCCGGCGAGTTCGGCGACCTTCTCGAAGGGGAGATCGGCCCACTGGCCGGTGAACAGGGTGAAGTTGCGGGTCATGCAGTCTCCTTGGCTGGAACGGACGAGTGGGTGGGGGTGGTGGAATCGACCTGCACGACGGCGCTCTTGGCCGCCGCGCTCTCCTCGACGGCGGCGAGGACGCGCTGGATCTGCAGGCCGGCCTCGAAGGACGGCTGGGCGGGCCGACCCGTGCGGATCGAGGTGAGGAAGTCGCGCAGCTGGTGGGTGAACGTGTGCTCCCAGCCGATGATGTGGCCCTGCGGCCACCACGCGTCGAGGTAGGGGTGTCCGGGCTCGGTCACGAGGATGCGGCGGAAGCCCTGCTCGGTCACCGGTCCGGTGGCCTCCATCAGCCACAGTTCGTTGAGGTTCTCCAGGTCGAAGCGCAGCGCCCCGCGCTCACCGAACACCTCGATGCGGAGCCCGTTCTTCACCCCGGTGGCCATACGCGAGACCTCGACCGTGGCGACGGCCCCGCCGGCGAGTTCGGCGGTGATCCAGGCGGCGTCGTCGACGGTGACGGGCTCCGGGCCGTCGGGGCCGGGCCGCTCCTCCACGAAGGTGCGCAGGCGGCCCGAGACCTCCGTGACGTTCCGGCCGGTGAGGAACTGCGCCTGGTCCAGGGCGTGGGAGGCGATGTCGCCGAGCGCCCCCGAACCGGCGGTCTCCCGGCGGAGCCGCCAGGTCATCGGGGAGGCGGCGTCCACCAGCCAGTCCTGCAGGTAGGCGATGCGCAGCTGGCGGACGGCGCCGAGCCGCCCGTCGGCGATGAGCTGCCGGGCGTGGGCGAGGGCCGGGACGCGCCGGTAGTTGAATCCGACCATGGACTGCACGCCGTGGTCCCGCGCCTCGGCCGCCGCGGCGACCATCGCGGTGCTCTCGGCGATGGTGTTGGCGAGCGGCTTCTCCACGAGCACGTGCTTGCCCGCCTTCAGCGCCTCGATGGCGATCTCGGCGTGCAGGTAGCCAGGGGTGCAGATGTCCACGATGTCGACGTCCTCCCGGTGGATCGCCTCCCGCCAGTCGGTGGAGGAGTCCTCCCATCCGTAGCGCGCCGCGGCCTCCGCGGTCTGCCCGGCGTTCCGTCCCACGATGACGCGCCGCGCGGTGGCGGGGACGTCGAAGTGGCTGCCGACCGTACGCCAGGCCGCCGAGTGCGCCTTGCCCATGAAGGCGTAGCCGATCATGG
This genomic interval from Arthrobacter agilis contains the following:
- a CDS encoding carbohydrate ABC transporter permease; translated protein: MEDIAEKGLQVVVGLAVFAAIIGLIMLLVDRAPKSGREKIQIAGFLAPALVLLAVGLVFPALQTSYLSLTDRNGDFVGLDNFVWMFTQPEALVTLRNTVIWVVLVPLLASSIGLAYAVFIDRARGEKALKALVFMPMAISFVGAGVIWRFVYAYKGPEQDQIGLLNQILVWFGQEPKQFLLDAPENTLFLIAVMIWIQTGFAMVVLSAAIKGIPTEIVEAARLDGASAWQQFTNVTIPTIRGSLIVVVTTITIGTLKVFDIVRTMTAGQYETSVVANEMYTQAFRAGEPGRGAALALVLFLMVLPVVVYNARLLRKQKEIR
- a CDS encoding carbohydrate ABC transporter permease, whose amino-acid sequence is MSTVPLENTKPLLPSVGGDGPEERPALQKRVRQRLTSRTATAAAVIIAVIWTIPTFGLLVSSFRPEDNIKGNGWWNVLTDRQFTLENYADVLSPGGSQSPNLLSYFVNSLAIVIPGTIFTLVLGSMAAYMFAWGRFKGKDGLFIVVFALQIVPLQMALIPLLQLFTQVLKIGDFQLLPSGTYAQLWVAHTIFGLPLAIFLLHNFIAEIPGEVIEAARVDGAGHSTIFWRIIIPLATPALASFGIFQFLWLWNDLLVALVFSGGGADVAPITQRLAEIQGSRGGEWQRLTAGAFVSIIVPLAVFFGLQRYFVRGLLAGGLKG
- a CDS encoding LacI family DNA-binding transcriptional regulator yields the protein MTSIDDVAAALGVSTATVSRALRGLPGVAEETRARVTTTAKRLGYVPSSAASGLASGRTMAMGVLLPAIDRWYFSAVLEGVDRRLRAAGYDLIVFSLGGDGVNRDRVFHRSILRKRIDALLVMCMHLTDEEREAVQQLEYPHIVVGGAVEGVRHVGIDDAQAARDAVEHLIALGHTRIAHMRGGGSFDIDFEVPRQREQAFRQTMADHGLGIREDWSAFGDFTFATSRVSALALLADPADRPTAVFCSSDEMAFGVLRAAAELGIGVPGELSVIGIDDHEFAAPMGLTTIRQDPADQGAYAADLLLGELLRNEPAEYPPSRPHLLVERASTGPAPV
- a CDS encoding exodeoxyribonuclease III; its protein translation is MKIATWNVNSLRARADRVEAWLNRSDVDVLAIQETKCKDDNFPWELFENSGFEVAHFGLSQWNGVAIASRVGLDDVERTFPGQPAFGKPGTEAVQEARAIAATCGGVRVWSLYVPNGRALDDPHMPYKIEWLDVLRGHARRWVEEDPQAQIALMGDWNIAPQDEDVWDIDLFVNGGYTHVSPPERAAFQAFLDSGFTDVARPFTPGPGLYTYWDYTQLRFPKKEGMRIDFVLGSPALAARATNAFVDREERKGKGASDHAPVVVELSGP
- the nadE gene encoding ammonia-dependent NAD(+) synthetase, yielding MRELQAQIIEEMGVKPTIDPAAEVRSRVAFLKDYVRSTGTRGFVLGISGGLDSTLAGKLAQLAVDELRSEGVDADFIAVRLPYNVQKDEEDAQAALAFIQPRTSRVFNVAPAVDGFQQEYADTTGERISDFTKGNTKARARMVAQYAMAGQHNLLVIGTDHGAESVTGFFTKYGDGGADILPLFGLDKRQNRALLKELGAPAALYEKIPTADLLDDLPGRADENELGLTYEQIDDYLEGREVDPDAAKAIEHRYWITRHKRTVPVTIFDSWWRE
- a CDS encoding sugar phosphate isomerase/epimerase family protein, whose amino-acid sequence is MTRNFTLFTGQWADLPFEKVAELAGRWGYDGLEIAVSGDHLDAWRWDDDAYIQDRLDILERNGLKVWAISNHLKGQAVCDDPIDFRHQAIVGPKVWGDGDPEGVRQRAAEEMKLTARLAKKLGVDTVVGFTGSSIWQYVAMFPPVPASMIEAGYQDFADRWNPILDVFDECGIRFAHEVHPSEIAYDYWSTQRTLEAIGHRPAFGLNWDPSHFMWQQIDPVAFISDFKDRIYHVDCKDTKMRMGGGRNGIMSSHLPWGDPRRGWDFVSTGRGDVPWEDSFRALTAIGYTGPISVEWEDAGMDRLQGAPEALAFLKGFDFAPSETSFDAAFSQ
- a CDS encoding Gfo/Idh/MocA family protein, which produces MTSPLSGQAPDDPAPRPLGVAMIGYAFMGKAHSAAWRTVGSHFDVPATARRVIVGRNAGQTAEAAARYGWEDSSTDWREAIHREDVDIVDICTPGYLHAEIAIEALKAGKHVLVEKPLANTIAESTAMVAAAAEARDHGVQSMVGFNYRRVPALAHARQLIADGRLGAVRQLRIAYLQDWLVDAASPMTWRLRRETAGSGALGDIASHALDQAQFLTGRNVTEVSGRLRTFVEERPGPDGPEPVTVDDAAWITAELAGGAVATVEVSRMATGVKNGLRIEVFGERGALRFDLENLNELWLMEATGPVTEQGFRRILVTEPGHPYLDAWWPQGHIIGWEHTFTHQLRDFLTSIRTGRPAQPSFEAGLQIQRVLAAVEESAAAKSAVVQVDSTTPTHSSVPAKETA